The Prevotella sp. oral taxon 299 str. F0039 genome has a segment encoding these proteins:
- a CDS encoding Rne/Rng family ribonuclease, whose translation MTSEIIIDAREKEISIALLEDKNLVEYQNESRSASFSVGNVYIAKVKKLMPGLNACFVDLGYERDAFLHYLDLGSQFNSYDKYIKQVQSDRKKLSPFSKALKLPEIKKDSSIQSTLSVGQEVLVQIVKEPISTKGPRLTGELSFAGRYLVLIPFSNQVSVSSKIKSGEERARLKQLIHSIKPKNCGVIVRTVAEGKRVAELDAELKVLNNRWEAAILKIQKTQKRPQLIYEETGRTIALLRDLFNPSFENIYVNDEEVFAEIKNYLELIAPDKASIVKMYSGTVPIFDNFNITKQIKSSFGKTINYKHGAYLIIEHTEALHVVDVNSGNRTRSENGQEANALDVNLGAADELARQLRLRDMGGIIVVDFIDMHLAEDRQLLYERMCKNMQKDRARHNILPLSKFGLMQITRQRVRPAIDVNVEETCPTCFGKGKIRSSVLFTEQLESKIDQLINKIGIHKFYLHVHPYVAAYLNKGLWSIKRKWQFKYGFGVHIIPSQKLAFLQYEFFDPQKQFIDMQEEIETK comes from the coding sequence ATGACAAGTGAAATCATAATTGATGCACGAGAGAAGGAAATTTCGATAGCTCTGCTTGAAGATAAAAACCTTGTAGAGTATCAAAACGAGTCCCGATCAGCTTCATTTTCTGTGGGTAATGTTTACATTGCCAAAGTTAAGAAGCTCATGCCAGGGCTCAATGCCTGTTTCGTAGATTTAGGTTATGAACGTGATGCCTTTCTTCATTATCTTGACTTAGGAAGCCAATTTAACTCGTACGATAAGTATATAAAACAAGTACAGAGTGATAGAAAGAAACTATCTCCTTTCTCTAAAGCTCTAAAACTTCCCGAAATAAAGAAAGATAGTAGTATTCAAAGCACCTTAAGCGTAGGACAAGAGGTATTAGTTCAAATTGTTAAAGAGCCAATATCGACTAAAGGACCTCGTTTAACAGGCGAGTTGAGTTTCGCAGGAAGATATTTAGTACTTATTCCTTTTAGCAATCAAGTATCTGTATCTTCTAAAATTAAAAGCGGAGAAGAAAGAGCACGACTTAAACAACTAATCCATAGCATTAAACCAAAAAATTGTGGAGTAATTGTTAGGACTGTTGCTGAGGGTAAAAGGGTAGCCGAATTAGACGCCGAACTAAAAGTTTTGAACAACAGATGGGAAGCTGCTATCCTTAAAATACAAAAAACTCAAAAACGTCCACAATTGATTTATGAGGAAACAGGACGAACAATAGCATTATTAAGAGATCTGTTTAATCCCTCATTTGAAAATATTTATGTTAATGATGAAGAAGTTTTTGCAGAAATAAAGAACTATCTTGAACTCATTGCCCCTGATAAAGCAAGCATTGTTAAGATGTATTCAGGAACAGTTCCGATATTCGACAACTTCAACATCACTAAACAGATAAAATCAAGCTTTGGTAAAACTATAAACTACAAACATGGTGCTTATCTTATTATAGAACATACAGAAGCACTTCATGTTGTAGATGTAAATAGCGGAAACCGCACTCGTTCCGAAAATGGACAAGAAGCTAATGCGCTCGATGTCAATTTAGGTGCGGCTGATGAGCTTGCCCGTCAACTCAGATTAAGAGACATGGGAGGTATCATTGTTGTAGATTTTATCGACATGCACTTGGCAGAAGACAGACAATTGTTATATGAACGAATGTGTAAAAACATGCAAAAAGACCGCGCAAGACACAACATTCTGCCTTTAAGTAAGTTTGGTTTAATGCAAATAACACGTCAGAGGGTACGTCCAGCTATTGATGTTAATGTAGAAGAGACCTGCCCCACTTGCTTTGGAAAAGGGAAAATACGCTCAAGTGTACTATTTACAGAACAATTAGAGAGTAAGATTGACCAACTAATCAACAAGATTGGCATTCACAAATTCTATCTTCATGTACACCCTTATGTTGCAGCTTATCTCAACAAAGGATTATGGTCTATAAAAAGAAAATGGCAGTTTAAATATGGATTTGGTGTTCATATCATTCCATCACAAAAGCTCGCATTCCTACAATACGAGTTTTTCGACCCACAAAAGCAGTTTATAGATATGCAGGAAGAAATAGAAACAAAATAA
- a CDS encoding HU family DNA-binding protein gives MTKADIINEIALSTGLQKKDVSVVVESLMGTIKDSLLNKKENVYLRGFGSFTIKHRAAKTARNILKNTTMTIDAHDFPSFKPAKSFAEKMKQG, from the coding sequence ATGACAAAAGCGGATATCATTAATGAAATAGCCTTATCAACAGGCTTACAAAAGAAAGACGTTTCGGTTGTTGTAGAAAGTCTAATGGGAACTATCAAAGATAGCCTGCTCAACAAAAAAGAAAACGTATATCTTCGTGGTTTTGGTAGTTTCACAATCAAACACAGAGCTGCAAAGACTGCACGTAATATTCTTAAAAATACAACAATGACAATTGATGCACATGACTTCCCAAGTTTCAAACCTGCAAAAAGTTTTGCAGAAAAAATGAAACAAGGATAA
- a CDS encoding glycoside hydrolase family 10 protein, with protein sequence MKKVLFLILTLFAIQTIKGQTNFNSSLFNFQSSLSPKREVRAVWLTTIGGLDWPHSYAQSPTSITKQKKELQVILDQLKLAGINTVLFQTRIRGTVVYSSDYEPWDGCLSGTPNKSPGYDALGFAIEECHKRGMEIQAWIVTIPMGKWNQEGCKNLRNRYPSLLKRIGEEGFMDMENPQTAQYLANICGEITSKYDIDGIHLDYIRYPETWNIKVLKETGRNHITNIVKAISSKVYGLKPWVKMSCSPIGKFNDLSRYWSHGWNAYHKVCQDAQLWLKDNLMDELYPMMYFKGNQFYPFAIDWSENNYGKTIAPGLGIYFMDPKEKNWSLETITQELNVLRQYHLGNAYFRSKFFTDNLKGLYFFVANNYNRYPALIPAITWRHSIAPTAPQAINIDKVNGKISWSGAKDNSNAPYLLYNIYADSKSPVDINNPGNLVQTRLKEESATIPNNNKLFYAVTAMDRYGNESNAIQEKKHSVYTSKAPLLWLKTNDNSILLSQDIQYTSSFVAIETLQGTPLYTRSIKDNQVNIKGIPQGEYVLKTINKHNKGSLIGYFRITQ encoded by the coding sequence ATGAAAAAAGTTCTATTTCTAATATTGACTTTATTTGCAATACAAACAATAAAAGGTCAAACAAATTTCAATTCTTCTTTGTTCAACTTTCAATCAAGTTTATCACCTAAAAGAGAGGTACGTGCGGTGTGGTTAACCACTATTGGAGGACTAGATTGGCCTCATAGCTACGCTCAAAGCCCTACTTCAATCACCAAACAAAAGAAAGAATTACAAGTAATACTCGATCAATTGAAACTTGCAGGCATCAATACCGTCTTATTTCAAACACGTATTAGAGGAACCGTTGTATATTCCTCAGATTATGAACCATGGGATGGTTGCTTGTCAGGAACACCTAACAAGTCACCAGGATATGACGCTTTAGGGTTTGCTATCGAAGAATGTCATAAAAGGGGAATGGAAATTCAAGCGTGGATTGTAACTATTCCTATGGGGAAATGGAATCAAGAAGGCTGCAAAAATCTTCGCAATAGATACCCATCTCTACTGAAAAGGATTGGAGAAGAAGGCTTTATGGATATGGAAAATCCTCAAACGGCTCAATATCTCGCTAATATTTGTGGAGAAATAACAAGCAAATACGATATTGATGGTATTCACTTAGACTATATTCGATATCCAGAAACATGGAACATAAAGGTTCTTAAAGAAACAGGTAGGAATCATATCACTAATATTGTTAAAGCAATTAGCTCTAAAGTATATGGACTTAAGCCATGGGTAAAGATGAGTTGTTCTCCTATTGGAAAATTTAACGACCTTAGTAGATATTGGAGTCATGGTTGGAATGCCTATCACAAGGTGTGCCAAGATGCTCAACTTTGGTTGAAAGACAATCTAATGGATGAGTTATATCCCATGATGTATTTCAAAGGAAATCAATTTTATCCCTTTGCAATAGACTGGTCTGAGAACAATTACGGTAAGACTATAGCACCAGGCCTAGGCATTTACTTTATGGATCCAAAGGAAAAGAACTGGTCTCTCGAAACAATCACACAAGAACTCAATGTTTTAAGACAATATCATCTTGGCAATGCATACTTTAGAAGTAAGTTTTTCACAGATAATCTAAAAGGATTATATTTCTTCGTTGCAAACAATTATAACAGATATCCTGCTCTTATTCCTGCTATAACCTGGCGTCACAGCATAGCCCCAACGGCTCCTCAAGCCATCAATATAGATAAGGTAAATGGCAAAATCTCATGGAGTGGTGCAAAAGACAACAGCAATGCTCCCTACCTATTATATAATATATATGCCGACAGCAAGTCTCCTGTAGACATAAACAATCCTGGAAACCTTGTTCAAACACGCTTAAAAGAAGAGAGTGCCACCATTCCTAATAACAACAAGCTATTCTATGCTGTTACAGCTATGGACAGATATGGCAACGAAAGCAATGCAATTCAAGAAAAAAAGCATAGCGTTTACACTTCAAAAGCACCCTTATTGTGGCTCAAAACGAATGATAATAGTATCTTACTATCGCAAGACATACAATATACATCATCATTTGTTGCTATTGAAACGCTACAAGGAACTCCATTATACACTAGAAGTATAAAGGATAACCAAGTGAACATAAAAGGTATTCCACAAGGAGAATATGTCTTAAAAACGATCAATAAGCATAACAAAGGAAGTCTTATAGGATATTTTAGGATAACACAATAG
- a CDS encoding co-chaperone GroES, with translation MNIKPLADRVLVLPAQAEEKVGGIIIPDTAKEKPLKGNVIAVGEGTKDEPMILKEGDEVLYGKYSGTELELEGTKYLIMRQSDVLAVFNK, from the coding sequence ATGAATATCAAACCATTGGCAGACAGAGTGCTTGTACTACCTGCACAAGCTGAAGAAAAAGTAGGAGGAATAATAATTCCAGACACAGCAAAAGAGAAACCATTAAAAGGAAACGTTATTGCTGTTGGAGAAGGAACTAAAGACGAACCTATGATTTTGAAAGAAGGCGATGAAGTTCTTTATGGAAAATATAGTGGTACAGAGCTTGAATTAGAAGGAACTAAATACCTTATAATGCGCCAAAGTGATGTCTTGGCAGTTTTTAATAAATAA
- the groL gene encoding chaperonin GroEL (60 kDa chaperone family; promotes refolding of misfolded polypeptides especially under stressful conditions; forms two stacked rings of heptamers to form a barrel-shaped 14mer; ends can be capped by GroES; misfolded proteins enter the barrel where they are refolded when GroES binds) → MAKEIKFNIDARDLLKRGVDQLADAVKVTLGPKGRNVVIEKKFGAPLITKDGVSVAKEIELEDKFENTGAQLVKSVASKTGDDAGDGTTTATILTQAIVTEGLKNVTAGANPMDLKRGIDKAVKTVVDYIKTNSEQVGDNYDKIEQVATVSANNDPEIGKLLADAMRKVSKDGVITIEESKSRETYINVVEGMQFDRGYLSGYFVTDSEKMECVMDNPYILIYDKKISNIKDFLPILQPAAETGRPLLVIAEDVDSEALTTLVVNRLRAGLKICAVKAPGFGDRRKAMLEDIAILTGGTVISEEKGLKLEQATLEMLGTAEKVTIDKENTTIVNGAGSKESIQDRVSQIKNEIASTTSSYDKEKLQERLAKLAGGVAVLYVGANSEVEMKEKKDRVDDAFYATRAAIEEGVVAGGGSTYIHALDALKELKGDNQDEQTGINIVERAIEEPLRQIVANAGGEGAVVVQKVREGKNDFGYNARTGVYEDLRKAGVIDPAKVSRVALENAASIAGMFLTTECIIVDKPEENAMPAMGQPGMGGMM, encoded by the coding sequence ATGGCTAAAGAAATTAAATTCAATATAGATGCACGTGACCTCTTAAAACGTGGTGTAGACCAACTTGCAGACGCTGTAAAAGTAACACTAGGTCCTAAAGGTCGCAATGTAGTTATCGAGAAAAAGTTTGGTGCTCCACTTATTACTAAGGACGGAGTGAGTGTTGCAAAGGAGATTGAACTAGAGGATAAGTTTGAGAATACTGGTGCTCAACTTGTTAAAAGCGTGGCAAGTAAAACTGGAGATGATGCTGGAGATGGTACAACAACAGCAACTATTTTGACTCAAGCAATTGTTACTGAGGGGCTAAAGAACGTAACTGCAGGTGCTAACCCTATGGATCTTAAGAGAGGAATTGATAAGGCTGTGAAGACAGTTGTTGATTATATTAAAACTAACTCAGAGCAAGTTGGAGACAACTACGATAAGATTGAACAGGTTGCAACAGTTTCAGCGAACAATGATCCTGAAATAGGTAAATTGCTTGCAGATGCAATGCGTAAGGTAAGTAAGGACGGAGTGATTACTATTGAAGAAAGTAAAAGCCGTGAAACTTATATCAATGTAGTTGAAGGTATGCAGTTTGACAGAGGTTATCTCTCTGGTTATTTCGTAACAGACTCTGAAAAAATGGAGTGTGTTATGGACAATCCATACATTCTTATTTATGATAAAAAGATTAGCAACATAAAAGATTTCCTTCCAATTCTTCAACCAGCAGCAGAAACTGGCAGACCTTTATTGGTGATTGCAGAGGATGTTGATAGTGAAGCTTTAACCACTTTGGTAGTAAACCGCCTACGTGCAGGTTTGAAGATTTGCGCAGTTAAGGCACCAGGTTTTGGTGATCGTCGTAAAGCAATGCTTGAAGATATCGCAATATTAACTGGTGGAACTGTTATAAGTGAAGAGAAGGGATTGAAGCTTGAACAAGCTACTCTTGAAATGTTAGGTACTGCAGAGAAGGTAACTATCGATAAAGAGAATACTACCATCGTAAATGGTGCAGGCTCAAAAGAAAGTATTCAAGACCGTGTTAGCCAAATAAAGAATGAAATTGCAAGCACAACAAGCTCTTATGATAAAGAGAAATTACAAGAAAGACTTGCTAAATTGGCAGGTGGTGTAGCTGTTCTTTATGTCGGTGCAAATAGCGAAGTTGAGATGAAAGAAAAGAAAGATCGTGTAGATGATGCTTTCTATGCAACTCGTGCAGCTATTGAAGAAGGTGTTGTTGCAGGTGGTGGTTCGACTTATATCCATGCTCTTGATGCACTAAAAGAACTTAAGGGAGATAATCAAGACGAACAAACAGGTATCAATATCGTTGAGCGTGCAATCGAAGAACCATTGCGTCAGATTGTTGCTAATGCTGGTGGAGAAGGTGCTGTCGTTGTTCAAAAGGTGCGTGAAGGTAAGAATGACTTCGGATATAATGCAAGAACAGGTGTTTATGAAGACCTACGTAAGGCTGGAGTTATCGATCCTGCAAAGGTTTCTCGTGTGGCTTTAGAGAACGCAGCATCAATTGCTGGAATGTTCTTAACAACTGAATGTATTATAGTTGATAAGCCAGAAGAAAACGCAATGCCTGCAATGGGACAACCAGGAATGGGCGGAATGATGTAA
- a CDS encoding MBL fold metallo-hydrolase, which produces MLNFVSWGSGSSGNCYFLYTENEGLLIDAGVGVRTIKKYFREYGLKLSQINNILITHDHADHVKAVGALSIETGAKVWSTKPVHIGIMKNFCVRKKVPEDNISIIETGSMFSIGSFDIQSCHVPHDSMDNNGYLVKYENISLGLITDIGSITQDIAHIVANVNYLVVEANHDINLLLSGKYPQRLKERILSSHGHLSNKDCGQLLATYGTANLQRVWLCHLSEDNNQPEIALSDIKEIIADTVFYKNPDFKIETLERKRPTGVFELK; this is translated from the coding sequence ATGTTGAATTTTGTGTCGTGGGGTAGCGGAAGTAGTGGTAATTGCTATTTCCTTTATACTGAGAATGAGGGACTATTAATTGATGCAGGAGTTGGAGTTCGTACGATTAAAAAGTATTTTAGAGAATATGGATTAAAGCTCTCACAAATCAATAATATTCTAATAACACATGATCATGCCGATCATGTCAAGGCTGTTGGTGCCTTAAGCATTGAAACTGGAGCAAAAGTGTGGTCAACTAAGCCCGTACATATTGGTATTATGAAGAACTTTTGTGTAAGAAAGAAAGTCCCAGAAGATAATATCTCTATTATAGAAACAGGTTCAATGTTTAGCATTGGCTCATTTGATATCCAATCATGTCATGTTCCTCACGATAGCATGGATAACAATGGTTACCTCGTAAAGTATGAAAATATATCACTAGGACTTATTACTGATATTGGAAGTATTACTCAAGATATTGCCCATATTGTTGCAAATGTAAACTATTTAGTGGTAGAAGCCAATCATGATATCAATTTATTATTGAGCGGAAAGTATCCCCAACGTCTTAAAGAACGTATCCTTTCATCACACGGACATTTATCAAATAAAGACTGTGGACAGCTACTTGCAACTTATGGAACAGCCAACTTGCAGCGTGTTTGGCTATGCCATTTAAGCGAAGATAATAACCAACCAGAAATAGCTCTTAGCGATATTAAGGAAATCATTGCTGATACAGTGTTCTATAAGAATCCTGATTTCAAAATAGAAACACTTGAAAGAAAACGTCCTACTGGTGTTTTTGAATTGAAATAA
- a CDS encoding glycosyltransferase family 2 protein yields the protein MKQATAIQDLIFEVIVADDGSESKETIIENKIINQFPHCKYIIRETNVGRSSIRNFLASQAQYPQLLFLDSDVYLPTPLFLRQYIEIIDSASVVYGGTINDNNKNKWKGNLRYKYEKTSESKHDLQHRRASPYRSFCTPNFLINKEVILNHPFDESIKAYGYEDVILGRTLEQHGIIIQHIDNPILICEFEDNKTYLNKIKTALTTLFYNQNKVQNHSQLVVAMNLIKRLHLTDVVSSFFLLAQNKIEKQLIYSKNPSLLLLKLYKVGFFISIQKHQ from the coding sequence GTGAAACAAGCAACAGCCATTCAAGACCTTATTTTTGAGGTTATTGTTGCTGATGATGGATCTGAAAGCAAAGAAACAATTATAGAAAATAAAATAATTAATCAATTTCCACATTGCAAGTACATCATTAGAGAAACTAATGTAGGTAGATCTTCTATTCGAAACTTTTTGGCTTCACAAGCCCAATATCCTCAATTACTATTCTTAGATAGCGACGTTTATTTACCAACACCATTATTTTTACGGCAATATATTGAAATTATTGATTCTGCATCAGTTGTTTATGGTGGCACAATAAACGATAATAACAAAAATAAATGGAAAGGAAATCTACGCTATAAATACGAAAAAACTAGTGAAAGTAAACACGATTTACAGCATCGGAGGGCTTCTCCTTATCGCTCTTTCTGCACTCCTAACTTTTTAATTAATAAAGAAGTAATACTTAATCACCCTTTCGATGAAAGTATAAAAGCTTATGGTTATGAAGATGTTATATTGGGAAGAACTTTAGAACAACATGGTATTATAATACAACACATCGACAACCCTATTCTAATCTGCGAGTTCGAAGACAATAAAACCTATCTAAATAAGATAAAAACGGCTCTTACTACCTTGTTTTATAATCAAAATAAGGTGCAAAATCACTCTCAACTGGTGGTTGCTATGAATTTAATTAAAAGATTACATCTTACTGATGTTGTAAGCAGTTTTTTTCTTTTAGCACAAAACAAGATAGAAAAACAGCTTATTTATAGCAAAAATCCATCTTTGCTCTTATTGAAGCTATACAAGGTTGGCTTTTTTATTTCAATTCAAAAACACCAGTAG
- a CDS encoding ATP-dependent DNA helicase RecQ yields MQLTRHKEILQEYWGYTSFRGIQEDIITSICDKKDTLGLMPTGGGKSITFQVPALLLEGTCIVITPLIALMKDQVQNLRKRSITAVAIHSGMSRQEVITTLDNCILGNIKLLYVSPERLSSDFFKKKLQHIKVSFITVDEAHCISQWGYDFRPSYLNIAEIRQLIPNTPILALTATAPPLVIKDIQQQLHFKEENIFKMSFERKNLAYIVRETNGKEEELMHILNSVNGSAVVYVRSRLRAKEVSKLLNENGIHSTFYHAGLEHSVKDKHQAAWQNSEVRVMVATNAFGMGIDKSDVRLVIHIDCPDSIEAYFQEAGRAGRDGNKAWAVLLYNDSDERKLNKRIATSFPEKDYIKQVYAHLAYFFQVAYGTGRGRTFVFDIDKFCRVFKHFPAQLQSALTILMRAGYIEFEHDPDASSRAIFLLQRNDLYLLQSLSPKEDLVITTLLRLYGGLFIDYVYIDEDLISERSGLTRKEIYLLLKGLSQRHILHYIPQKKIPYITFLCERADPNKLIIPPEVYERRKEQFSLRIKSVITYAKYHDVCRSRQLLRYFGEERSHDCKQCDVCLEHLEDPNFKTSIDHAIMEIKDLLSDGKEHIITDLYKINIPERYLFEALTYLSNEEWLTSIDGYIKKND; encoded by the coding sequence ATGCAACTAACCCGGCATAAAGAGATTCTCCAAGAATATTGGGGATATACGAGTTTTAGAGGCATTCAAGAAGATATCATCACCAGTATCTGTGATAAAAAAGATACATTAGGATTGATGCCTACAGGTGGGGGTAAATCTATTACCTTTCAAGTTCCTGCCTTATTATTGGAAGGAACATGCATAGTTATAACTCCACTCATTGCATTAATGAAAGATCAAGTACAGAACTTACGCAAAAGATCTATAACTGCAGTTGCAATTCATTCTGGAATGTCTCGCCAAGAGGTTATTACTACACTCGATAATTGTATCTTAGGGAATATAAAGTTGTTGTATGTATCTCCCGAACGTTTATCTTCAGACTTCTTTAAAAAGAAACTTCAACACATAAAAGTTAGCTTCATAACTGTCGATGAAGCTCATTGTATTAGTCAATGGGGATATGATTTTCGCCCTTCTTACTTAAATATTGCGGAGATTCGCCAATTAATACCCAACACTCCGATACTTGCTTTAACTGCAACTGCTCCCCCTTTGGTTATAAAAGACATTCAACAGCAATTACATTTTAAAGAAGAAAATATCTTTAAAATGAGTTTTGAACGAAAGAACTTGGCATATATTGTCCGCGAAACAAATGGCAAGGAAGAAGAACTAATGCATATTCTGAACTCTGTTAATGGTAGTGCTGTGGTGTATGTGAGAAGTCGTTTAAGAGCAAAGGAAGTGTCGAAGTTACTTAACGAGAACGGAATACACTCTACTTTCTATCATGCTGGACTGGAACACAGCGTAAAAGACAAGCACCAAGCAGCCTGGCAAAACAGCGAAGTGCGTGTAATGGTTGCTACAAATGCGTTTGGAATGGGAATTGATAAAAGCGACGTACGACTCGTTATACATATTGATTGCCCCGATTCTATAGAAGCTTACTTTCAAGAAGCAGGTAGAGCAGGTAGAGATGGCAATAAAGCATGGGCAGTTTTGTTGTATAACGATAGTGATGAGCGCAAACTAAATAAACGAATAGCTACTTCTTTTCCTGAAAAAGATTATATAAAACAGGTTTATGCACATTTGGCTTACTTCTTTCAAGTAGCCTACGGAACTGGAAGAGGACGCACTTTTGTTTTCGACATCGATAAGTTCTGTAGAGTATTTAAACATTTTCCTGCTCAATTACAATCTGCTCTTACTATCCTTATGAGGGCTGGTTATATTGAATTTGAACACGACCCTGATGCCTCGTCTCGTGCTATCTTCTTGCTACAACGCAATGATCTATATCTACTTCAAAGTCTTTCACCCAAAGAAGACCTTGTCATTACAACTTTATTAAGGTTATATGGGGGTTTATTTATTGATTATGTTTATATAGATGAAGATCTTATTTCTGAGCGTTCTGGCTTAACTCGTAAAGAGATATATCTTTTATTAAAAGGCTTAAGTCAGCGACATATCTTACATTATATCCCTCAAAAGAAGATACCTTACATCACTTTTCTTTGTGAAAGAGCTGATCCCAACAAACTAATTATACCTCCTGAAGTATATGAAAGAAGAAAAGAGCAATTTAGTTTACGCATAAAATCAGTTATAACTTACGCTAAGTATCACGATGTTTGCCGTAGTAGACAGCTTCTTCGATACTTTGGTGAAGAACGTTCTCACGATTGTAAACAATGTGATGTATGTCTTGAACACCTCGAAGATCCTAATTTTAAAACCTCTATAGATCATGCTATAATGGAAATTAAAGATCTATTAAGCGATGGTAAAGAGCATATTATCACTGACTTATACAAGATAAATATCCCAGAAAGGTATCTTTTTGAAGCTCTAACTTATTTATCTAATGAAGAATGGCTCACTTCTATTGATGGATACATAAAGAAAAACGATTAA